In Mercenaria mercenaria strain notata chromosome 15, MADL_Memer_1, whole genome shotgun sequence, a single genomic region encodes these proteins:
- the LOC128548920 gene encoding uncharacterized protein LOC128548920 translates to MTIHIDLDADRRETVLRRMCKLSVVVLIAGLASLLVGIIAVVYSGSKFPYNAGGGIIAGIVACLLSICPMCMLLQSRRYKKYRKSSYDCCIMSLCFWGLFAMLGIIFGLAVNGIGALLGCHHRSKETGCWKNKESQFALAILTVILTSILLIVITAIFVICCCNCRVLSDLSSTDFAVGNDPVADIREQRRERRIHQLSNIDQTPGFTVLPSLHFTENNSHGTAQHRAEPTAPPFALDSTDTRYRSGEYADETINSDVHNSVVRGSGYTHRYEDPPPSYEEVMERDPMETPL, encoded by the exons ATGACTATTCATATAG ATCTTGATGCAGATAGGAGGGAGACGGTATTGAGGCGTATGTGTAAACTTTCGGTAGTGGTCTTAATTGCCGGGCTTGCTTCGTTATTAGTCGGTATAATTGCCGTCGTATACTCGGGCAGTAAATTTCCGTACAATGCAGGAGGTGGTATAATTGCCGGTATCGTG GCCTGTCTGCTCTCAATTTGTCCTATGTGTATGTTACTCCAATCTAGGCGATATAAGAAGTATAGGAAAAGCTCATATGACTGCTGT ATTATGTCTTTGTGCTTTTGGGGACTGTTTGCCATGCTGGGTATAATATTTGGACTTGCTGTAAATGGAATAGGAGCATTGCTAGGATGTCATCATCGTTCAAAGGAAACTG GATGTTGGAAGAATAAAGAGTCACAGTTTGCACTCGCTATCTTGACGGTGATTTTAACAAGCATCTTATTGATTGTAATAACAGCTATATTTGTTATATGTTGTTGCAACTGTCGGGTTTTGTCAGATTTGTCATCAACGGATTTTGCTGTCGGCAACGATCCTGTTGCTGATATCCGAGAACAACGTCGAGAACGACGCATACACCAGCTATCCAACATTGATCAAACTCCAGGGTTTACTGTATTACCCAGTttacattttactgaaaataacagTCACGGTACAGCTCAACATAGAGCCGAGCCTACCGCACCCCCATTCGCTTTGGATTCCACAGACACCAGATATAGATCAGGCGAATATGCAGACGAGACAATTAACTCGGACGTTCACAACTCGGTTGTTCGAGGTTCTGGGTACACACATAGATATGAAGATCCGCCGCCCTCATACGAGGAAGTCATGGAACGTGACCCCATGGAAACGCCCCTTTAA